One part of the Microbulbifer sp. THAF38 genome encodes these proteins:
- a CDS encoding FAD-dependent oxidoreductase, which translates to MPKYRQWECQNCGWIYDEAKGWPEDGIAPGTRWEDIPEDWCCPQCGASKQDFSMRELGTPEGGAASPETCPSSPSPSHKSTITFRIWECMVCGWVYDEAQGCPEEGIAPGTRWEDIPEDWCCPQCGVGKEDFDMVLVSSAPEQIKSDKEPSRHKASTALTENRGPLVIIGTGLAGYNLALEFRKHDRTSPLMLISSDDGTFYSKPLLSASLSHGKTASQLCQASAEEMARRLNAQILVHTHVISISPHSRALTLRQEAGGHTANMHYDRLVLATGAQCRKLPAIAGDAHARLFRINNLTDYHRFRTALVGCQRVLLMGAGLIGCEFANDLVQAGFNVTVVDPQDWPLASLLPEAAGRDLQGVLSDNGVRFNLGRSIRSLSHSTNGIEAKLDNGKILEADIALAALGLEADTTLAKTAGLKTQRGITVDRSLQTSDPYIFAIGDCAELEGHQLFYVAPLMTCARALALTLSGEPCPVCYGVIPVAVKTTLRPTTVCPPQLGAEGSWQISSDNDGVCAEFRNHHGELLGFALIGAAIAERERLASECAPLMNDKSFE; encoded by the coding sequence ATGCCTAAATATCGCCAGTGGGAATGCCAAAACTGTGGCTGGATCTATGATGAGGCCAAAGGCTGGCCGGAGGACGGTATTGCTCCAGGAACCCGCTGGGAGGATATCCCCGAGGACTGGTGCTGCCCCCAGTGCGGTGCCAGTAAACAGGATTTTTCAATGCGCGAGCTGGGTACACCGGAAGGTGGCGCAGCTTCCCCTGAAACATGCCCTAGCTCCCCTTCGCCATCCCATAAAAGCACCATCACTTTTCGCATTTGGGAGTGCATGGTTTGCGGGTGGGTCTACGACGAAGCCCAGGGCTGTCCGGAAGAGGGCATAGCGCCCGGCACCCGCTGGGAGGATATCCCGGAGGACTGGTGCTGCCCGCAATGTGGTGTGGGCAAGGAAGACTTCGATATGGTGCTGGTATCTTCGGCACCGGAGCAAATAAAAAGCGACAAAGAGCCGAGCCGCCACAAAGCCTCCACCGCTCTTACGGAAAATCGGGGCCCACTAGTGATTATCGGCACCGGCCTGGCCGGATATAACCTGGCACTGGAATTCCGCAAACACGACCGCACCAGCCCCCTAATGCTGATCTCCAGTGACGATGGCACCTTTTACTCAAAGCCCCTATTGTCCGCTTCTCTTTCCCATGGCAAAACAGCCTCGCAATTATGCCAAGCCAGTGCCGAGGAAATGGCCCGCAGGTTGAACGCGCAAATTCTGGTGCATACCCATGTCATTTCCATATCTCCCCATTCCAGAGCACTGACCCTGCGGCAGGAAGCCGGGGGCCACACAGCAAACATGCATTACGACCGACTGGTATTGGCCACAGGAGCCCAGTGTCGCAAACTGCCAGCTATCGCTGGTGATGCCCACGCGCGGCTATTTCGAATCAATAACCTGACTGACTACCATCGCTTTCGCACCGCGCTCGTCGGGTGTCAACGGGTGCTATTGATGGGCGCAGGTCTCATAGGCTGTGAATTTGCCAACGATTTGGTACAAGCTGGCTTTAACGTAACGGTAGTTGACCCACAAGACTGGCCACTCGCCTCTCTGCTGCCAGAGGCCGCTGGTCGCGATCTTCAGGGGGTACTGAGTGATAATGGGGTGCGTTTTAATCTGGGCAGGTCCATACGTTCACTGAGTCACAGTACAAACGGCATTGAGGCCAAGCTCGATAACGGTAAAATATTAGAAGCTGATATTGCCCTGGCAGCATTGGGCCTGGAAGCCGATACCACTTTGGCCAAAACTGCGGGACTCAAAACTCAACGGGGAATTACCGTCGACCGAAGCTTACAGACCAGTGACCCATATATATTTGCTATCGGCGACTGTGCAGAACTGGAAGGCCACCAGCTCTTTTATGTCGCCCCTCTAATGACTTGTGCCCGCGCACTGGCGCTAACTTTAAGCGGTGAACCCTGCCCTGTATGCTATGGGGTTATCCCCGTTGCGGTTAAAACGACACTGCGCCCAACTACCGTATGTCCACCCCAGCTAGGTGCCGAGGGCAGCTGGCAAATTTCTTCTGACAATGATGGCGTCTGCGCCGAGTTTCGCAATCACCATGGAGAACTGCTGGGCTTCGCCCTAATAGGTGCCGCAATCGCAGAGAGAGAGCGGCTCGCCAGCGAATGTGCGCCACTTATGAACGATAAGTCATTTGAATAG
- the can gene encoding carbonate dehydratase produces MHPLDHLLKNNHHWSEATRKENPDFFLKLSKQQSPEYLWIGCADSRVPANEIVGLLPGELFVHRNVANVVVHSDLNCLSVLQYAVEILKVKHIIVCGHYGCGGVQAALHNEQLGLIDNWLRHIQDVRDKHHTLVDLFQEQQRTDLLCELNVLEQVIHICQTTIVRDAWRSGQPLSVNGWVYGLKDGLVHDLGISIRHPGEIADVYQNALATISQGNNE; encoded by the coding sequence TTGCACCCGCTAGATCATCTATTAAAAAATAACCACCACTGGTCCGAGGCCACCCGCAAGGAAAACCCGGACTTTTTCCTCAAGCTGTCTAAGCAGCAATCACCAGAATATCTTTGGATAGGCTGCGCAGATAGTCGCGTGCCGGCTAATGAAATTGTCGGCCTGCTGCCCGGTGAACTGTTTGTACACCGCAACGTCGCCAATGTAGTGGTGCATTCAGACCTCAACTGCTTATCTGTTTTGCAGTACGCCGTAGAGATTTTGAAGGTGAAGCACATTATTGTTTGCGGCCATTACGGCTGTGGCGGTGTACAGGCAGCCCTACACAACGAACAACTCGGTTTAATCGACAATTGGTTACGCCACATTCAAGACGTGCGCGACAAGCATCACACTCTGGTCGACCTATTCCAGGAGCAGCAGCGCACTGACCTACTGTGCGAGCTCAATGTCCTTGAGCAAGTCATCCATATCTGCCAAACCACAATCGTGCGCGACGCTTGGCGCTCAGGGCAGCCACTCTCCGTCAACGGCTGGGTCTATGGATTGAAAGACGGCTTGGTACACGACCTGGGAATATCCATTCGCCACCCCGGAGAGATCGCGGATGTGTATCAGAATGCGCTGGCCACTATTTCCCAGGGCAATAACGAATAG
- a CDS encoding flavin reductase family protein, with translation MSTERSPIITPSPQQSRLLRDTLGQFATGVTVITTRDSKGQPAGMTANSFNSVSLDPALVLWSIDKQSLGYEAFTTREHFAVHVLRADQQHVSNLFAGRGADKFGQIQWKEGPDGIPRLEECAAYFHCRRAQCIEGGDHTILLGEVLEFCAYGGEPLVFHRGRYRALAGE, from the coding sequence ATGTCGACAGAAAGAAGCCCTATTATCACGCCCTCCCCTCAACAAAGCCGCCTGTTACGCGATACTCTGGGGCAATTCGCTACCGGAGTCACGGTGATTACCACCCGGGATTCAAAGGGCCAACCTGCGGGAATGACCGCCAACAGCTTTAATTCTGTATCCCTAGACCCCGCTCTAGTGTTGTGGAGTATCGACAAACAGTCTCTAGGCTATGAGGCCTTCACCACTCGCGAACACTTCGCCGTACACGTACTGCGCGCTGACCAACAGCACGTTTCCAACCTGTTTGCCGGTCGTGGGGCCGATAAATTTGGACAGATTCAATGGAAAGAGGGCCCCGATGGCATACCTCGGCTGGAAGAGTGCGCCGCCTATTTCCATTGCCGTCGAGCCCAATGTATTGAGGGCGGTGATCACACCATTCTATTGGGAGAGGTACTGGAGTTTTGCGCTTACGGCGGCGAACCCTTGGTTTTCCACCGGGGGCGCTACCGCGCCTTGGCTGGGGAATAG
- a CDS encoding GNAT family N-acetyltransferase: protein MALVTQETSTAVHVVLANYSDRRHAEDIITLMEEYSRHPFGGGGPLPEQCRNELVSKLADFPGAFSVLAYDDDKALGLVNCFTGFSTFACLPLVNIHDVIVSERARGQGVCAAMIDFVAQEAKKRGCCKLTMEVLEKNLAAKNAYRRVGFKPYTLEEEFGQAEFWQRYL from the coding sequence ATGGCCTTGGTTACCCAGGAGACCTCCACTGCAGTTCACGTGGTTCTGGCGAATTATTCAGACCGCCGCCATGCTGAAGATATCATTACTTTAATGGAAGAATACTCCCGTCATCCCTTTGGTGGCGGGGGGCCATTACCGGAGCAGTGCCGCAATGAATTGGTATCTAAACTCGCGGATTTTCCCGGTGCTTTCAGTGTACTGGCCTATGACGATGATAAAGCCTTAGGCCTGGTGAATTGTTTTACTGGTTTTTCGACTTTTGCGTGTCTGCCCCTGGTGAATATTCACGATGTTATCGTTAGCGAGCGTGCCCGGGGCCAGGGCGTTTGTGCCGCAATGATAGATTTTGTGGCGCAAGAGGCAAAAAAGAGAGGGTGTTGCAAACTGACGATGGAGGTGTTGGAAAAAAATCTTGCGGCAAAGAATGCTTACCGCAGGGTGGGCTTCAAACCCTACACCTTAGAGGAAGAATTTGGTCAGGCAGAATTTTGGCAACGGTACCTTTGA
- a CDS encoding MFS transporter, which produces MRKPQNRSKNHQCKINMVVASQGAAQVVLLTQIPLIVERCGLSLASIGGLVALGTFCLMIAGPLWGEMGDRIGRKPVLLAGLTGALLAQCLFVALLIAMSQGYLDEGNALIALAISRIIYGLNAAAIYPCCQAWAIDLGEADKRLSILSGLSAAANLGRGLGPLLALPALLAGALWPLAWLILLPLSALLLTAGLPKGESHVPEVQSPDNSSLPPGAIALFATALLGTVSVGQLQVVMGPALQDLYGLSAMGASSTTAVLLAAVAICGFLVQVGLVRKLKAPQVSFMLGVTSLCTGTILLASTLGSLFAAAGLLIFVVGVAFLVPGYSALLSQSQQRGGRLFGLLSLMHTGGYTIGFAVGGWLYEREPQQPLLGLLISVSLIALFAVVASLIGKRKKLQQAQYDC; this is translated from the coding sequence ATGCGGAAACCCCAGAACCGCTCAAAAAATCACCAGTGTAAAATCAATATGGTGGTGGCCAGCCAGGGAGCCGCCCAGGTTGTCCTTCTGACTCAAATTCCGCTCATAGTCGAGCGCTGCGGCCTAAGCCTGGCCAGTATTGGGGGGCTTGTAGCCCTGGGGACTTTTTGCCTGATGATTGCCGGGCCACTCTGGGGGGAAATGGGTGACAGGATTGGCCGCAAGCCAGTACTACTCGCAGGCTTAACCGGTGCCCTACTGGCCCAGTGCCTTTTTGTTGCACTGCTAATAGCCATGTCCCAGGGATATCTTGACGAAGGCAACGCTCTTATCGCACTGGCGATCAGCCGAATTATTTATGGATTAAATGCCGCGGCCATCTATCCCTGCTGCCAGGCTTGGGCCATCGACTTGGGAGAAGCGGATAAGCGCTTATCCATTCTTTCAGGCTTGAGTGCGGCAGCCAATCTGGGACGAGGTCTCGGCCCCCTGCTTGCCCTGCCGGCACTTCTGGCTGGTGCACTGTGGCCGTTGGCCTGGTTAATCCTGTTACCGTTAAGTGCCCTGCTGCTAACTGCCGGATTACCCAAAGGCGAGAGTCATGTGCCGGAAGTACAATCCCCTGATAATTCTTCTCTTCCCCCCGGCGCTATTGCGCTTTTTGCCACCGCTCTGCTGGGTACCGTTAGTGTCGGTCAGCTACAGGTGGTTATGGGCCCTGCTCTTCAGGATCTCTATGGTCTCAGCGCTATGGGGGCTTCGTCGACCACCGCCGTATTGTTGGCTGCGGTGGCGATTTGTGGGTTCCTGGTTCAAGTGGGGTTGGTGCGAAAGCTCAAAGCGCCACAAGTGAGTTTTATGCTAGGAGTGACCTCCCTGTGCACGGGCACTATATTGCTAGCTAGTACTTTGGGTAGCCTGTTCGCCGCTGCCGGACTACTGATCTTTGTGGTGGGGGTCGCTTTTTTGGTGCCGGGCTACAGCGCGCTTTTAAGCCAATCGCAACAGCGTGGCGGCAGGCTGTTTGGGCTGCTGTCACTGATGCATACCGGTGGCTACACCATCGGCTTTGCTGTCGGTGGCTGGCTGTATGAGAGAGAACCACAGCAACCCTTACTTGGATTGCTGATCAGCGTCTCCTTAATCGCGCTTTTTGCCGTAGTCGCCAGCTTGATCGGCAAGAGGAAAAAACTGCAGCAGGCGCAATACGATTGTTAA
- a CDS encoding glycerophosphodiester phosphodiesterase — MNPGTLFCFAHRGYQLRASENTLQAISQALELAIGGIEIDVWNIGGQLLVTHDRRLGRLLSGNELITDLHPDTLRERTLPCGNKIPTLREVLELVGSSAQLNIEIKGPNSAALIAKEIRMFVSDEGASFEQYIVSSFDHRQLHECLHLIPEVRRGVLFSGIPLDLAASTEPLKAYSLHTCLDFLEADLIADAKRRGLKNYVFTVNNPDDLLLLATQGVDGVFTDKPQIVLDFNTQVLAGTKSS, encoded by the coding sequence GTGAATCCAGGCACTCTTTTTTGCTTCGCCCATCGTGGATACCAGCTTCGAGCCAGTGAAAACACGCTGCAGGCCATAAGCCAGGCTCTGGAATTAGCCATCGGCGGTATTGAAATTGATGTCTGGAATATCGGCGGACAATTGCTAGTTACACACGATAGGCGCTTGGGAAGGCTGCTTTCCGGCAACGAATTGATAACCGATCTTCACCCGGATACTTTACGTGAGCGTACCTTACCCTGTGGCAACAAAATTCCGACCCTACGGGAGGTATTGGAATTAGTCGGCAGCAGTGCCCAACTCAATATAGAGATCAAGGGCCCCAACTCAGCAGCGCTGATAGCGAAAGAAATCCGAATGTTCGTCAGCGACGAAGGAGCGAGCTTCGAACAATATATTGTTTCCTCTTTTGATCATCGCCAGCTGCACGAGTGCTTACATCTAATACCAGAGGTGCGCCGCGGTGTTTTATTCAGCGGTATTCCCCTGGATCTGGCCGCGAGTACAGAGCCTCTCAAAGCTTACTCATTACACACCTGCCTGGATTTTCTCGAGGCCGATTTGATCGCCGATGCGAAACGCAGGGGTTTAAAAAACTATGTTTTTACCGTTAACAACCCAGACGACTTATTACTGCTAGCCACCCAGGGTGTGGATGGTGTCTTTACCGATAAGCCACAAATAGTACTGGACTTCAATACGCAGGTTCTTGCGGGTACAAAATCCAGCTGA